In the Dolichospermum flos-aquae CCAP 1403/13F genome, TGCCCGTACAACTAACTGCTGCATGACTAGTTGCATAATTACCCGCTGGCATCGCCGAATCACTGACTCGCCCAATGCGTTCAAAGCCTTTACCACCTGTGGAAGTACCAGCAGCTAATTTACCATAGCCATCTAAAGCCACAACACCAATAGTCCCCCTACCAGCACTTTCCGCCATTTCTGGTTCTGCTACTACCCCAGCCATGGTTCTTTTAAAGTTATCCTGACGTTCTAGAGTCCACTCTTTCAAGCGCAAATCAGTTAGAGCATTATAACTAGGCAGTTGCAACTCCCGCGCCAACTCAGCCGCACCGTAATCAGACAAAACCCGATCATCAGCATCTTGTAAAAACAGCGCCATTTCAATCGGATTCTTCACCCGTGACACATTAATCACACCACTAAAGCGCCCCGTTGTCCCATCCATAATAGAAGCACTCATGCGGATTTGTCCATCAGATTGCAGTACAGAACCAGTACCAGCATTAAACCGGGGTTCATCTTCCAACATCTGACAACCCCGAACTACAGCCTCAGTCGCACTTGCACCCGTCAGCAAAAGAGCATAGACTTCCGCAACAATCTGAGAAAGAGAATTGCGGACTGCGATTAATCCTCCCTTACCTTGGATAGAACTACCAGCACCACCATGAATAATTAATTTAGGTTGTATTTGTAATGTCATTTATTTTGTCATTTATTTTGTCAGTAGGGGCGAAGCATTTGGAAGATAAATTATCGGTCATTGCCAAAAATAGTTCTCCAAATGCTTCGCCCGTACAGTTGTTAGTTGTTAATTTTTTGCGTGAGAACGACGACGACGACAACGTTCTGAGCAATATTTCACTTCATCCCAGCAATCTTGCCATTTTTTCCGCCAAGCAAATGGACGTTGACAGACTACACAGATTTTTTCTGGTAAATCAGATTTAGAACGAACACGCCCCATCATAATCAATACAAAGTTAAAACCATTCTTGAAGATAAGCAATAGTAGTTTTAATTAGTGAATAAAGTCTATCATCTTCTCTCAAATTTTGGATAAGTTGCCCCAAAGATATAATTTGTTGTTTAGCATCTTTAATTTTTTTTGCTGCCAATTATAAGTTATAGTAATATATATGAAGATGCCTGGTATACATTCCTAATGGATTTTAGCTTTGGTATGTGTTAATAATTGATAGATGTTACCCTAAATTGGATATTTATAAAGCATTAGTTAGTCATGTTCTATTTACTCTGGTAAAAACCGAACCGGAGTGGTTGCACAAACAAACCATCGGTAGTCTAAATTGGCTGTCGAAAGCCAGTTATTATCCTTATACCAATTGGTTAAACAACCTCCTTCAGCAATATCTATGTCTAAATGATCCACGATTAGAACAAACCATACTAGGAATGAAATTTCCTAATCCTTTGGGTTTGGCGGCTGGATTTGACAAAGACGGCGTTGGCGCTAATATCTGGCATAATTTTGGTTTTGGTTTTGCTGAATTGGGTACTGTTACTTATCACCCCCAA is a window encoding:
- a CDS encoding isoaspartyl peptidase/L-asparaginase, whose product is MTLQIQPKLIIHGGAGSSIQGKGGLIAVRNSLSQIVAEVYALLLTGASATEAVVRGCQMLEDEPRFNAGTGSVLQSDGQIRMSASIMDGTTGRFSGVINVSRVKNPIEMALFLQDADDRVLSDYGAAELARELQLPSYNALTDLRLKEWTLERQDNFKRTMAGVVAEPEMAESAGRGTIGVVALDGYGKLAAGTSTGGKGFERIGRVSDSAMPAGNYATSHAAVSCTGIGEDIIDECLAAKVVVRVTDGMSLQEAMQRSFTEAKRNNRDFGAIALDATGAISYGKTCEVLLAAYHNGESIGDTLEWNDQELIGQ
- a CDS encoding DUF2256 domain-containing protein, which translates into the protein MGRVRSKSDLPEKICVVCQRPFAWRKKWQDCWDEVKYCSERCRRRRSHAKN